From one Thalassobaculum sp. OXR-137 genomic stretch:
- a CDS encoding ABC transporter ATP-binding protein: MRNALDPSPTASATGLRACDVSLDVGNRALLDRVSLHVRPGEVVGLLGPNGSGKSTLLRILARLAEPTGGTVTLDDAPMVGLDRRITARTLGYLPQSARSEWPISARETVMLGRTPFLSPVSRISEADRTAVDEALAVTDTSHLAERAVTTLSGGERMRVMLARVLAGEPTLLLLDEPVTGLDPRHQLEAMILLDRLAQDGRGTLVVLHDLTLAARFCHRVYVLHEGMVVAEGPPARALDAATIAAAFEVEARRIGEGDNALIVPWSVQVNGSEDRNAGRR; encoded by the coding sequence ATGAGAAACGCCCTCGATCCCTCCCCAACCGCCTCGGCGACCGGACTCCGCGCCTGCGACGTCAGCCTGGATGTCGGCAACCGCGCGCTGCTCGACCGGGTCAGCCTCCACGTCCGTCCGGGCGAGGTTGTCGGTCTGCTCGGTCCCAACGGATCGGGCAAAAGCACGCTGCTGCGGATCCTCGCCCGCCTTGCCGAGCCGACCGGCGGCACGGTCACCCTGGACGACGCGCCGATGGTTGGGCTCGACCGGAGGATCACCGCCCGCACCCTCGGCTATCTGCCCCAGAGCGCCCGCAGCGAGTGGCCGATCTCGGCCCGCGAAACCGTCATGCTGGGGCGCACGCCGTTTCTCTCCCCGGTGTCCCGGATATCGGAGGCCGACCGAACGGCGGTCGACGAGGCCCTCGCCGTGACTGACACCAGCCATCTGGCCGAGCGCGCGGTGACGACCCTGTCCGGCGGAGAGCGGATGCGGGTGATGCTGGCCCGGGTGCTGGCGGGCGAGCCGACCCTGCTGCTGCTGGACGAGCCGGTGACGGGCCTGGACCCGCGCCACCAGTTGGAAGCCATGATCCTGCTCGACCGGCTGGCGCAGGATGGGCGCGGCACCCTGGTGGTGCTGCACGACCTCACCCTGGCCGCGCGGTTCTGCCATCGGGTCTATGTGCTGCACGAGGGAATGGTGGTCGCCGAGGGCCCGCCGGCTCGCGCCCTCGATGCGGCGACCATCGCCGCGGCCTTCGAGGTCGAGGCCCGGCGCATCGGCGAGGGCGACAATGCCCTTATCGTGCCCTGGTCGGTGCAAGTGAACGGGTCGGAGGATCGGAATGCCGGCCGCCGCTGA